Below is a genomic region from Hippea sp. KM1.
AACATTCATGAACATAGAAATAAAAAACCTCCTGGCTGCACTCATTGTTCTGTTTGTGTTGCTTTTAACCAAAAAAATTGCAGCAAGGATCGTATTCTCAAGCCTAAAGCGACTAACCAAAAAAACAAAATCACAGATAGACGACGATATAATAGAGATCATAGAACCGCCGGTATTAGCCTTTTTGAATGTCTTTTGCTTCTATGTGGCCTTTTTGATTCTAAATTTGGAGACCGCATACAACATAGTGGCCACAAAGATACTCATATCGTTTGGCATATCCTTTGCTGCATGGGCGCTATATAGAGCAGAAAACATACTCTCAAAAAGCATGGAGGCGTTTTTTAAAAGAAAGAATTACGAGATAGGTCTAAGCTTTGTTCCGTTTTTCAACAAGTTTATCAAAGCCTCCGTTATAGCCGTTGCCTTCATATTAATCGTTCAGGAGTGGGGGTATAACATCGGTGCAATCATCACGGGCTTGGGTATAGGAGGCTTGGCTGTGGCCCTGGCTGCAAAAGACACACTGGCCAATATGTTCGGTGGCTTGACGATTATCTTGGACAGACCATTCAAGATAGGCGATTGGGTGAAAATAGGGGATGTGGAGGGCATTATAGAGGATATAGGCTTTAGGAGCACACGCATAAGAACATTTGAGAAATCCTTGATCTCCCTTCCAAACTCCGTCATAGCCAACACGGCAATAGAGAACTTCTCAAGGAGGAACATCAGGCGCATAACATACAAGATAGGCATAACATACTCCACACCCAAGGATAAGGTAAAAGAGGCTGTAAACCGTATCAGGGAGATGCTTAAAAACCACCCTCACATATCCAAGGATGCAACGCTATTGGTCTATTTTACAGAATTTGCAGACAGCTCATTAAACATCTTTATTTACTGCTTCACAGATACAGCCATATGGGGCGACTATTTGGCAATTAGAGAGGATGTAAATCTAAGAATCATGGAGATAATGGAAGAGTTAGGCATAGAGTTTGCCTTCCCATCCATGTCTGTTTACATAGAAAAGAATGTCAATCCAGAATAACCTAAAAAACGGTATAAAAAACGGACTTTCCGTATCACTAAAGCTCATAAAGGTGATAATCCCGTTTTATATAGCAACAGACATACTAAGCCACACGCAAGCGGCAAACATAATAGGTAAGGCCTTAGCGCCACTCATGGAACCTCTGGGTTTAACGGGCAAGATGGCCGTGGCCATAATCAGCGGCTATCTTGTTAACCTCTATGCCGCTATAGCAGCCCTTGTCCCTTTGCATCCAACATGGCAGCAAATTACTATAGTTGGTCTTATGACAGGGATTGCCCATAACCTCATCATAGAGGGGGCCGTCTTGCACAAAACCGGAACAAACGCAGCTTTTACCATAACCCTGAGAATTATAGTATCGATTGTGGCCGGTTTGGGTCTAAACGCCTTTTTTAGGTTTGTATATGGTTGATATTGTAAGCCATGCCGTTATCGGCAGCCTTAAGTTATCCGTAAAGCTTATACTCATCATTGTTCCGCTTATGATTGCCTATGAATTCTTAGAAAACAGCAGGGTATTCAACAGGATCCTCGATGCTCTATACATCCTGCTAAAACCGCTGGGTTTCTCCAAGCAGGCGAGCATATCGATGCTAACCGGCATCTTTTTAGGTATTACATACGGCTCCGGCATACTGCTTGCCCAGAGCGATAAGGGAAAGCTGACAAAGATAGACATACTCCTGAGTGCGGTCTATCTGTCTATGTGCCATGCCGTTATAGAGGATACGCTGGTTTTTGTCGTAATAGGCGGAAACGGATTCTACATAATCATAACAAGACTCATCATAGCAACGGCCCTGACATACATGTTCTATCTATACTTTAAGGATAAGCTAAACAAAGCCTAAGCGCTTTCTGTCTTCTTCGCTTAACTTATCAGGGCTCCACTTCTTATCAGATATAACCACCTCTGCATTGCCTATGCCTTCAATCTCTTCCAGCTTACCCTTTACGATTTTTACCATCTTAAACCTTGCAGGGCAGTTGGGTGTTGTTAAAATCAAAGAGACCTTAACACTGTTGTCCTCTATTTGTATATCGTCGATCATACCCATCCTTACAATATCGATTATCGGGGCGCACGGCTCGTATATCTCTTTCAGCTTATCAAGAACAATCTGCTTTGTTATCATCTGCACCAATCCTTTGCTATCTTTAGGGCTATCTCAAAGATAGGCCTTTTCTTCAACATATACCGTGCAAGCCTGTTGTCCTCATCATAGGCATAGGCAATCTCGGCATAATCCTTATATCTTAAATGTCTTCTGAAACGAACAAGCGACATAAGGGAGTAAACCTGCGCATAGGCCTTATTGGAAAGGTTGGCGTTTTCAAGGGATTTCAATCTAACCTCAGCCCTACTTAACCTATTGGCCGATATATCAGAAACAGCAAGGCATATCCCTTTGTTTTTTGGCTTTCTGCTTGGTTTATTTATTGTCTTCGGTTTGCTTAAGGTCTTACTATTGTGGGTGTTGTAAACAGCAGAAGGGGCAGGATACTTGACATTCTGCCCCTCGCATCCTGCAATCAAAAAGATCAAAAGAACTATTATTAGCTTATGCAAGCGCATCCTTGAAAATCTTATACATGTTATCCAATGCTGTCTTTATCCAATCGTTGGCATCGTCTATGTATTGAGAGAGCAACTCCCTCTCCTTGTTCTCATCCTTACCATACAGGGCATAGTAAGCAGCACCGCCAACGGCAGATACCAAAGCAGCAACTATGGGTCTGAACCTCTTGGTTAAAAGCTTGCTTGTTAGGGTCGTGGCAGCAAAGGCGCCCAAACCCACATAAACGGGTGTCAAGTTTTCCCTATCCTTTAATAGGTCCACCGGTGCAACATAAAGGCCGTATTCGGTTAAGGCCTTTGCCCTTTCAAGCATGTTCTCCCATTTATCCTTATTGTTCTGAATAAACTCAGGCTTATTCTTCTCCACATAGCCCTTAAGCTCTGCAAACAACATGGAAAGCAAGGTTCTTCCGCTATTTGAAAGCTCATCCCTAACCCTATCCAGTGCGGCATTGATGTCAATAGCGGTTCTAACCTCCGCCTTCCTCTTTGCTATCTCATTGGCCAACTTCTCCTTGTAAACCTTAAGAATGTTCTCCATTACAAAACCTCCTCAATTTTTTTCTCAACCACCCTGCCGTTAGGAGTCTCCTCCTCAAATATCTGACCGCTAAAGCGGTAAAAGGTGCAAGTCGAGTCCTCATAGCATGTATAGGGTAGACCCGCTTTATGGCAAACATTGGCCAAAAACGCCACCTCATCCCAGCCCCACTCGACGGGCACCTGAGGCAGAAGAAGACCGCTTGCAGCCCCGCAAACCACATAGAGGCCGTCTCTGCCGACTTTTATCTGCTCCTCATACGGCCTTGAGGAATCAAGCTGAATCATGGGGGATAATACCGTGACCTCAACGACAACCTTATCCAGCTCCACCGTGTTTAACGGTTCAAATCTCGGATCGGCAAAAGCAGCACTCAAAGCGGATGAGATCACGCCCTTTATCAGCGGTTCATACGCAAGCGGATAACCTATACACCCCCTCAACTGTCTATCCGGATAGTTGTTAAGCGTAACAAAGACGCCTCTTTTCTGATTGAAGATCTCAGGATACTCCTCAGGCAGTGGCATAATCTCCTTATTTTTAAAGAAATACTCTATCGCCTCACGGGCAAGCCTTACCAAAAATTCGCCCTCTTTTAAGCTCAGATCCATAGCTCAACCTTCCCTGACCACCCTATAACATCTTGCACATATCTTTTCATTCGTCGGGTTATCACCCACTGTTGGGCTATACTTCCAGCACCTATCACACTTCTCACCCTCAGCTTTCAATACATATACATCGATGCCAGCCTCATCATCATAATACTTCTTTAGATATTCGTCAAGGCTGCCAAAGTCAAACTGAGAGACTATACAAATATCGGACAAATCATCCTTGGAGAACCCCTCTATAACGCCCCTCATCCTGTCGGACTTTATATCAACGACGACCTTTGCCTCTAAGGAGTTGCCTATCAGCTTTTCGCTCCTTGCAAGCTCTAAGGCCTTATCCGTTGCCGCTTTCAGCCTCCTTAGATTGTTCCACTTCTCAATAAGGGCATCGTTTTTGTATGTTTCGTTTGGCTTTACAAATTCCTCCATATGAACAGACGGCTTTGAACCGTTCATATAGGAGTATGCCTCCTCTGCGGTAAAGGAGAGTATCGGCGCCATGTAGAAAACAATGACCCTCAATATCTCGTTCATGGCCGTCTGAGCAGACAGCCTCTTCTTGGAATCCTTAGCCTCACAATAAAGTCTATCCTTCAGTATATCTAAATAGAAGTTGGAAAGAACCAGTATGCAGTAATTGGTCATATTCCTGTAAATCACATGGTATTCGTAATCCTCATAGGCCTTAAGCAGCCTCTCCTTTAGATTTTCCGTCTCTGCCAACACCCATTTATCTATCTCTTCAAGCTCATCGTATTTGAGCTTTTTTGATTCATCGAAGCCGTTTAGGTTTCCAAGCAGGAATCTGATGGTGTTTCTGATTTTTCTATAGTTATCAACCAGCCTTCTCATTATCTCATCCGAGAGTCTGACATCCTCCCTATAATCGGTTGCGGAGGCCCAAAGCCTTAAAAGCTCAGCCCCGTATTTCTTTATGATCTTTTCAGGCTGTATGACATTACCCAGGGATTTACTCATCTTCCTGCCCTTAGAGTCAACGACAAAGCCGTGCGTTAAAACCTCATCATAGGGAGCCCTATCCCTTGTTCCAACGCTCTCAAGCAGAGACGAATGAAACCAACCCCTATGCTGATCGCTCCCTTCAAGATACATGCTTGCAGGCCAGCTTAGCTCCTCTCTTCTTTCCAAAACGGCAGCATGGGAAACACCTGAGTCAAACCAAACATCTAATATATCGTTTTCCTTTTCAAATTCGCTGCTTCCGCATGCGCATGTATAACCCTCGGGCAAGAAATAGTCTGCATCCTTCTCGAACCATATATCTGCACCGTATTTCTCTATCTCATCGGCAACCCTATCTATCAAAGCCTTATCGTATTGAACCCTTCCACATTTTTTACATTTAAATAGCGCTATAGGCACGCCCCAGGCCCTCTGGCGTGATATACACCAATCCGGGCGTGTTTCCATCATCGAGTATATCCTGTTCCTGCCCCATGATGGAATCCATTTGGTTTTATCTATAGCCTCCAAAGCCTTCTTCCTCAGCTCACCCTTGGGGTTGTCTATTGAGATAAACCACTGCTCCGTCGAGCGGAAGATTATGGGGTTTTTACACCTCCAGCAGTGGGGATAGGAGTGGGTTATCTTCTCCTGTTTAACCAGCATCTCCTTCTGTTTAAGAAGCTCTATAATCTTAGGGTTTGCCTCAAGCACATGCATACCTGCAAAGTATTCAACCTCAGGCAAAAACCTGCCATCATCATCGACGGGTGAATATATGGGCAGGTGATACTTCTTGCCCACGACATAGTCCTCATCACCATGCCCCGGCGCTGTATGAACAAGACCCGTTCCAGCCTCTAAGTTTACATGGTCGCCAAGTATAATCCTCGATTCCCTATCATAGAACGGATGGGCCAATATGTAATCCTCAAGTTCTGTTCCCTTGACGGTCTTTATTAGCTCATATTCGGATATCTCAAACTTCTCCATCAACCCTTCCACTAAATCAGCAGCAACCAAATACACATGCCTTGGGGCTATCTGAACAAAGGCATAGTCAAAATCCGGGTTAACCGCAACGGCCAGGTTGGCAGGCAATGTCCACGGCGTTGTTGTCCAGATAATAGCGCTTACAGCCTTACCTAAAAACCTCTTATCCTCGCTCCCCAAATCGCTTATAAAGTCAAACCTGACATAGATGGACTCACTCTCATCATCCTGATACTCCACCTCTGCCAAAGCCAGAGCGGTTTTGCAGGAATAGCACCAATAAACCGGCTTTTTCTCCTTATAAACCAGCCCCTTTTCAACGAATTTACCCAATTCCCTTAATGTGTCTGCCTCGTATTTAAAGTCCATTGTCAGATAGGGATTATCCCAATCGCCAAACACACCGAGGCGCTTAAACTCCTCCCTCTGGATGTCTATGTATTTTTTGGCATAATCTCTGCACATCTTCCTGAACTCGGACTTGGGCATGGCGTTCTTTTTATTCTTGCCTATCTCCTTCTCTATGTTGTGTTCAATGGGCAAACCGTGGCAATCCCAGCCCGGCACATAGGGGGAGTAATACCCCATCATTGTTTTTGACTTAACAACTATATCCTTAAGCACCTTATTCAAAACATGCCCCATGTGTATATGTCCGTTTGCATAAGGGGGTCCATCATGGAGAATAAAAGACGGCCTGGACTTTCTATCCTCCAAGATCTTGTGATAGATGTCCATCTCGTCCCATTTCTTAAGCATAATAGGCTCTTTCTGAATAAGATTGGCCTTCATAGGAAAATCCGTCTTAGGCAACAGCAGCGTATCTTTATAGTCCATCATTCCCCCCTGAGCTTTGCATTGAATTTATCTTTCAACCTAAGATAAACATCGCCCATTATTTTCTCTATCTCTTCCTCGGTAAATGTCTTCTCATCGTTTCTTAAAACGACCCTGAAGGTTAAGCTCACCCTATTCTCATCCTCAAGCTT
It encodes:
- a CDS encoding mechanosensitive ion channel family protein, with the protein product MNQWSKFNEFLNKTFMNIEIKNLLAALIVLFVLLLTKKIAARIVFSSLKRLTKKTKSQIDDDIIEIIEPPVLAFLNVFCFYVAFLILNLETAYNIVATKILISFGISFAAWALYRAENILSKSMEAFFKRKNYEIGLSFVPFFNKFIKASVIAVAFILIVQEWGYNIGAIITGLGIGGLAVALAAKDTLANMFGGLTIILDRPFKIGDWVKIGDVEGIIEDIGFRSTRIRTFEKSLISLPNSVIANTAIENFSRRNIRRITYKIGITYSTPKDKVKEAVNRIREMLKNHPHISKDATLLVYFTEFADSSLNIFIYCFTDTAIWGDYLAIREDVNLRIMEIMEELGIEFAFPSMSVYIEKNVNPE
- a CDS encoding nucleoside recognition domain-containing protein, whose translation is MSIQNNLKNGIKNGLSVSLKLIKVIIPFYIATDILSHTQAANIIGKALAPLMEPLGLTGKMAVAIISGYLVNLYAAIAALVPLHPTWQQITIVGLMTGIAHNLIIEGAVLHKTGTNAAFTITLRIIVSIVAGLGLNAFFRFVYG
- a CDS encoding metal-sulfur cluster assembly factor; protein product: MITKQIVLDKLKEIYEPCAPIIDIVRMGMIDDIQIEDNSVKVSLILTTPNCPARFKMVKIVKGKLEEIEGIGNAEVVISDKKWSPDKLSEEDRKRLGFV
- a CDS encoding nucleoside recognition domain-containing protein, whose product is MVDIVSHAVIGSLKLSVKLILIIVPLMIAYEFLENSRVFNRILDALYILLKPLGFSKQASISMLTGIFLGITYGSGILLAQSDKGKLTKIDILLSAVYLSMCHAVIEDTLVFVVIGGNGFYIIITRLIIATALTYMFYLYFKDKLNKA
- a CDS encoding TIGR00296 family protein gives rise to the protein MDLSLKEGEFLVRLAREAIEYFFKNKEIMPLPEEYPEIFNQKRGVFVTLNNYPDRQLRGCIGYPLAYEPLIKGVISSALSAAFADPRFEPLNTVELDKVVVEVTVLSPMIQLDSSRPYEEQIKVGRDGLYVVCGAASGLLLPQVPVEWGWDEVAFLANVCHKAGLPYTCYEDSTCTFYRFSGQIFEEETPNGRVVEKKIEEVL
- the ileS gene encoding isoleucine--tRNA ligase; amino-acid sequence: MDYKDTLLLPKTDFPMKANLIQKEPIMLKKWDEMDIYHKILEDRKSRPSFILHDGPPYANGHIHMGHVLNKVLKDIVVKSKTMMGYYSPYVPGWDCHGLPIEHNIEKEIGKNKKNAMPKSEFRKMCRDYAKKYIDIQREEFKRLGVFGDWDNPYLTMDFKYEADTLRELGKFVEKGLVYKEKKPVYWCYSCKTALALAEVEYQDDESESIYVRFDFISDLGSEDKRFLGKAVSAIIWTTTPWTLPANLAVAVNPDFDYAFVQIAPRHVYLVAADLVEGLMEKFEISEYELIKTVKGTELEDYILAHPFYDRESRIILGDHVNLEAGTGLVHTAPGHGDEDYVVGKKYHLPIYSPVDDDGRFLPEVEYFAGMHVLEANPKIIELLKQKEMLVKQEKITHSYPHCWRCKNPIIFRSTEQWFISIDNPKGELRKKALEAIDKTKWIPSWGRNRIYSMMETRPDWCISRQRAWGVPIALFKCKKCGRVQYDKALIDRVADEIEKYGADIWFEKDADYFLPEGYTCACGSSEFEKENDILDVWFDSGVSHAAVLERREELSWPASMYLEGSDQHRGWFHSSLLESVGTRDRAPYDEVLTHGFVVDSKGRKMSKSLGNVIQPEKIIKKYGAELLRLWASATDYREDVRLSDEIMRRLVDNYRKIRNTIRFLLGNLNGFDESKKLKYDELEEIDKWVLAETENLKERLLKAYEDYEYHVIYRNMTNYCILVLSNFYLDILKDRLYCEAKDSKKRLSAQTAMNEILRVIVFYMAPILSFTAEEAYSYMNGSKPSVHMEEFVKPNETYKNDALIEKWNNLRRLKAATDKALELARSEKLIGNSLEAKVVVDIKSDRMRGVIEGFSKDDLSDICIVSQFDFGSLDEYLKKYYDDEAGIDVYVLKAEGEKCDRCWKYSPTVGDNPTNEKICARCYRVVREG